The following nucleotide sequence is from Juglans microcarpa x Juglans regia isolate MS1-56 chromosome 6D, Jm3101_v1.0, whole genome shotgun sequence.
TTTGGATCATGAGAGAAACATTTTGCTCTATTTTTAAGCAAGGAGCGAGTTTTATTTGACAAGTTTAACAGCGTGTAGCTGAATTAATTCTGTCTGCAGTTGGACGGTCCTCTGATTTGTTATTGAAGGTATAACTTCTATATTAAGTTTATTGTTTAACATGCCTCCTCCATCTCAAGCCTTTTCTTACATTTTCTCTTACTGGTTGTGTGACAGACTGTTCTTGAGATAACAAGTTCGAATAAAGATGCCCAGCTCAAAGCTTTTCAGGTTGACATATCATCTTTCCAGTCAATATTGAACTTCAACCGCTCCCTTCAGCAGTGGCTTTCAGATACAAAAATGCATTCTTCAGTCCAATTATTGATTAACAATGCTGGGATACTAGCAACATCGTATAGACTTACAGCTGAAGGCTATGATCAGTAAATATCTACACctgctatttatttttaatggactTTGGCTGCTCTCCTGAAACAAGAATTGTTTATGATAAGCCCATGCTAATTTGATTGGACTAGTGGACCATATGCTCCGCCAAGTTGGATGAGTTTCTTGCTGTTGATTTGTCTAATTTGATCTAATTTGCATAAGTTGCTTGGTGAGCTCGGCCCCCCTTTTTTATGAGATAAAAAAGCAACATTACCGTGCTCAATTAAACTTGACTTTCATGGAATTGAGATCCAAAAGATTTCGTGGaagtcttttttgttctttattttgtattttaatctTCAGTATCATATCCTTTTCTGTTTCAGAAAATGTGTGTTTTCTTTGTGCTATTTTTTCAGCATATTCTGGTTTTATATGCATCTTATCTCATCAGtaattgttgaagaaaatatcTTATTCATTTTAGTGCCTGGTGCTACATCCCGGTTCTCAGTCTGGATGCAGAATCCTGGGTTGTTCAATGATAAGTTTACCTGTGATTTCCAGGATGATGGCTACAAACTACATTGGTGCATTCTGTCTGGCCAAACTTCTACTTCCACTCCTCATAAACAGTCCTGTTCCTTCCCGGATTGTGAATGTTACATCCTTTACGCATCGAAGTGGTAATATTGATTGCTGTTCGCGTATGCAAAACATTTTCCAGCGAACAATTAGTGGCAATTTTTAGTCTTTAACAGAACTATCTTTATTAGGAAAAAATCTTTGTAATTGCTGTCTGTTACTACTTGCTTAACTTTGTAGAAGAATGTTAGTGCCCAAAATTTTCTGACTTGTTGATGTGTCAAAGAGGCCACTAAGCTTAGGTTGTAAAGTTCCATCAATGTGGCAAACCAATGTTATGTGTTAATTCACTAACAAATGATTGTTTTCCTGCCCCTAAAGTAGAAAAAGAAGAGTGCATATTGATGGTCCATCAAGATAAGATACTCTGTGATGACAGTGCTTGAGTGCATAATGATCATCCATCAAAGTAGGATATGTTGTGATGAGAGTGCTTGCGGTATTATATTTTCCACACAATGCTTGATACATTTGGAATGCTAACAGATTATATGATAAaacattttgttaatttgttcttCTTCAGTTTTTAACATGCAGGTTGACAAGGAAACTGTCACTGGCAAGAGCTTCTTGAGACGAAAACAATACCCATGTGCTCGTATTTATGAGTACTCCAAATGTAAGTTATAAGGCCCCATCAGATATGCCGTATCACTTTTTATCTGAATCCTAACATGCTCACTTGATTGTCTGTTGTAGTATGCCTACTGCTGTTCTCTTATGAACTTCACCGACAACTTGGTTTGATGGAAAAACCTCATCAGGTCTCTGTCATGTATGTGATTACTAACTTCTTctgttatttttcatttttttggggctttgtatatatttgaaaacataATATATTGAATTAATAGTTATGGGAAAATTTatctgattttaatttttggaatacATCTTTGATATTTTCTGGTCTTCATGCATTGAAACTAGCATTTTTTTCCTATCTACATCTGTCTTCTGACTATCTGcagatagaatttttttttcttttttttattttttattttttttatataagaagatattttattgatatcgaaataggcataacccaagtacacaggaagtatacaagagattaCACCTACTTAGGAACTAGAAACGGATACAAGGAACTGTAGATAGAACTTATTGTTTGTCATTCTCTTACAActcacatttttttcttttgttatgcTAATGCAACCTATTCTCATCAGCCATATTTAAGAATTTCTAGCTTTATGCTGTCATCCATCATACTAATCAAGATCCTTTTATTAATGATAGTTTCCGCTTCATTTCTGTTTCTTATCTGTTTGAAGTGCTACGGATCCTGGAGCAGTGGAAACCAATATTATGCGTGAAGTTCCTTCATGTCTTTCCCATGTAGCTTTTATGGTCTTGAAACTTCTGGGCCTTTTGCAATCACCTGAAAAAGGCATCAGCTCTATCATTGATGCAGCCCTTGCCCCACCAGTGAGTTTTACACACAccaatttttgtttcttctttaaaTGAATGTTGAGATTCttcaatagaaaaaatatgttgtcattaattatttatatctttataaattaattaaaccttAATGTGCGTATTTTCGCATGCATCAGTCCAATGCCGGTATTTGTGTAAGCTATATAATTGTGCtgccgataaaaaaaatttaatttgattacTGGGCTAActagtttactttttttttttttcaggacaAATCCGGAGTATACTTTTTTGGTGGAAAGGGTAGAAC
It contains:
- the LOC121235688 gene encoding dehydrogenase/reductase SDR family member FEY-like isoform X2, with the translated sequence MLFQRKVSALFWRVAELILSAVGRSSDLLLKTVLEITSSNKDAQLKAFQVDISSFQSILNFNRSLQQWLSDTKMHSSVQLLINNAGILATSYRLTAEGYDQMMATNYIGAFCLAKLLLPLLINSPVPSRIVNVTSFTHRSVFNMQVDKETVTGKSFLRRKQYPCARIYEYSKLCLLLFSYELHRQLGLMEKPHQVSVIATDPGAVETNIMREVPSCLSHVAFMVLKLLGLLQSPEKGISSIIDAALAPPDKSGVYFFGGKGRTLNSSVLSHNAELAQELWTTSCDLFLQSQLVVEPIST
- the LOC121235688 gene encoding short-chain dehydrogenase TIC 32, chloroplastic-like isoform X1, with amino-acid sequence MMGIRMAIKELWNALQFICSVEFWRMSVFWTVSLLVSYCRLLLAPKSKSYPRCPPPTPINNKPVCIITGATSGLGKAAAYALSKEGFCVVLVGRSSDLLLKTVLEITSSNKDAQLKAFQVDISSFQSILNFNRSLQQWLSDTKMHSSVQLLINNAGILATSYRLTAEGYDQMMATNYIGAFCLAKLLLPLLINSPVPSRIVNVTSFTHRSVFNMQVDKETVTGKSFLRRKQYPCARIYEYSKLCLLLFSYELHRQLGLMEKPHQVSVIATDPGAVETNIMREVPSCLSHVAFMVLKLLGLLQSPEKGISSIIDAALAPPDKSGVYFFGGKGRTLNSSVLSHNAELAQELWTTSCDLFLQSQLVVEPIST